In Aegilops tauschii subsp. strangulata cultivar AL8/78 chromosome 3, Aet v6.0, whole genome shotgun sequence, one genomic interval encodes:
- the LOC109776628 gene encoding early nodulin-like protein 18 — protein sequence MLQLCSRRVLVVALAVAVLGAANPRAGVEAYKNYTVGDDKGWYDDLAVDYQAWAEGYNFTLGDFLIFNTDKNHSVVQTRNETLYKSCDYDDSGLDDTIDWSAAAPEFSKDAVTAAVPLLKEGNTYFFSGNYDGEQCENGQRFAIAVAHGQGLPPDLRPPVADAPGPAAGPDSADRAPAFDFSHPKNVSTPSDASASDDETSTSTSDSTLNLVSLGAGLIVALTVLFVVQV from the exons ATGCTGCAGCTTTGCAGTCGGCGCGTCCTCGTGGTCGCCTTGGCGGTGGCCGTCCTGGGCGCCGCTAACCCGCGCGCCGGCGTGGAGGCGTACAAGAACTACACCGTCGGCGACGACAAGGGCTGGTACGACGACCTCGCCGTCGACTACCAGGCGTGGGCCGAAGGCTACAACTTCACCCTCGGAGATTTCCTCA TATTCAACACGGACAAAAATCACTCGGTGGTGCAGACACGGAACGAGACCCTGTACAAGAGCTGCGACTACGACGACTCCGGCCTCGACGACACCATCGATTGGTCTGCCGCCGCGCCGGAGTTCAGCAAGGATGCCGTCACCGCCGCCGTGCCACTGCTCAAGGAGGGCAACACGTACTTCTTCTCCGGGAACTACGACGGCGAGCAGTGCGAGAACGGCCAGCGCTTCGCCATAGCGGTCGCGCACGGCCAAGGCCTCCCGCCGGACCTCAGGCCGCCGGTGGCCGACGCGCCAGGGCCAGCAGCCGGGCCTGACAGCGCGGACAGGGCGCCGGCCTTCGACTTCAGCCACCCAAAGAACGTCTCCACGCCGTCGGACGCCAGTGCTTCCGATGACGAGACGAGTACTAGTACTTCGGATTCTACTCTAAATCTAGTCAGCTTGGGGGCTGGCCTGATCGTGGCTCTCACTGTGCTCTTTGTGGTGCAAGTATAA